CGAAGAGGCGCCGGCCGACGCGCCCGTTGCTGCGGCGCCCGTCGAGGCGCTGCCGAGCGACGTGACCGGGCAGACCGCCGCCGAGGCGCGCTGTTCGGCAGGCCGCAGCCTCGACGACCAGTAGCGCCGCGATCCGGTCGAATCGTCATCGGCGGCACGGCCGGGTTATGATGGCTCTCGCGTGTTCGCGCAAGCGTTCACGAGGAGACGTCGCATAGTCCGGCCGAGTGCACCACCCTGCTAAGGTGGAGTCCCCGTAAGGGGACCGCGGGTTCAAATCCCGCCGTCTCCGCTCCATCCGTTCCCCCGTCGGCCCCGAGAATCCGGGCGAGGCGGGGGATTCTGGTTTCCGCGATCCCTGCCCGTCGTTCGCCTCGTTCAGGCCCCGGGCATGTGGATCACGCCGAGCTGCTGCATGAGTCCGAGGTCGTCGCGGTTCGACCAGTGCTCGACGATCTTTCCGTCTTCTACTCGATGGATGGCCACGGCCGTCTCCCGCAGCTCTGCTCCGGTAGCCGGGAGTGGACCGGGAAGGTCCCCTTCATGTCGACCGGAAGCCGTGAGCCGGGTTACCACCTTGTCGCCCTGGGCGACCTGGTCATCGATCTCGTGGCGGCCCGGTGTTGCCTTCAGGAATATGAGGAATGCCTCTTTCAGGCCTTCCCGTCCTGCCGAAAGCCCCGGAAACGGCGGGTTGTGATCAAGGTAGTCTTCGGCGACCAGCTCGTCCATCGCACCGATATTGCCTGCATCGATCTCGGCGTAGAAACGGCGCACCAGCGCTTTGTTGTCGTCAGGCTCCATTGTCGTGCCTTCCCAATAGATACAGGGAGACCCGATGGCAACAACCCTCAGCTACGGGCGGTTCGAATGTTCCCCTGGGAGGCCAGTCTAGGGCGGGCTGATTCCGCCAGCGTAGACAATCGTCGGGGTCGTCGCGCGGAGGCTACGCTCGCACCGGCCGGTAGGTGATGTGCGTCACGAGCGACGCCGCTCGCACCGACACCCGCTCCAGCGCCTGCGGCGGCACGCCGTCGAACACACGCTCGCCCGCGCCGAGGATGCAGGGCGTCACGTGCAGCCGCAGCTCATCGAGGAGGCCGGCGGCGAGGTATTGGTTGACCGTCGTGGCGCCGCCCGCGATCGAGATGTTCTGGTCGCCCGCCGCGGCGCGCGCCTGCTCCATGGCGGAGTGGATGCCGTCGGTGACGAAGTGGAACGTGGTACCGCCCTCCATCTCGATGGGATCGTGCGAGAAATGCGTGAGCACGAAGACGGGTCCGTGGTAGGGAGGGTTCGGGCCCCACCAGCCGCGCCAGTCGCGGTCCCACTCGCCGCGGACCGGACCGAACATGTTGCGGCCCATGATCGTCGCGCCCGAGTCGACGATCGCGTCGACCTCTGCGCGGTTCTCGTCGTACGTCTCGAACATCCACGCATGGAGCCAGTTCTCGTCGATGTCGCCGAACGGCGCCTCCTCCCGCTGGTTCAATCCTGTCGCGAAGCCGTCGGCCGAGACCGCGATGTCGCTGAACACCTTCCCCATGATCCGACCCTTCAACATCGTGAATTGCACACCCGGTTGGCAGGCTACTCGCGGTCCGGGAATCCGACCAGCTTGACGAACGAGAGAGGTCGCCGAGCGCGCGACCGCGCCACACGGGACGATCCCGTGTGGCGCGGTCGCTCGAGCCGGGGTTATGCCCGGTGGCCCTGCCGGCGGCGAGCCGCGGCGAAGATCAAGCTGATCCCACCGAGTACGCGGATACCGGCACCAACCTCTGTGGTCGGTGCAGCTCGTTACGCGACTTCCTGGTGCGGTGTGCCGGATTCGAGCAGCTCGGGGTTGAGGAGCAGCTCGGAGACGATCACCGGAGCTGTGGTGATGAGACGTCTCAGTAGCGATTGCTGCATCCGAGCCCGGTCGGCGGCGGAGAGCTCCTTCTGTGCGCGGTGATGTGGATCGCAGGCCAGCAGGGTGGCAAGGTGCTGGATCGCGCCGTACACATCAGCCGGCTGAAGGCCGAGCCGACGGAAATGCTCGATCGTGTGTTCAGGTATCGGAAGGTGCCTCTGCGCGTCGGCGATGACGCCGATGTCACGGTTCGAGATCACGTCGAGCGCCCTTCTCTGAGCGGGGCGCTGCTGGGAGTCACGTCGCGCCGGCGCATTGCCAAGGCGCGGCGGGGCGGCCGGTGGTGCATGGGCAGGGTCCTCCTCGGTGTTGCTCGGTCCCCCCGCCGATGGTCTGACATCGTTGTCATAGACACTTTTACGACAAGTTCTCGGCGCAGGTCAAGTCGGTTCTGCCAGACGTCCCACAATATTTGGTCGCGCTCTCACCCAACTCTCAGGCGGATGACGCGCGCCCGCGCGACCCGCTCAGCTGGGGTTGTGCGGCATGTTGAGCTCGTCGGGGTCGACGTCCACGTCGCCCGTGTCGTCGGGGCCGCCCGTTCCGGGCACGGCCCTGACGCGCGACTCGTCGATGTCGTCGTCGACCTCCTCGGGCAGCGACTCATCCTGCTTCGCGGCCGTTTCGGCTTCACTTGCGGGACTGTAGCTGACGTCTTTTCGGATCAGCTCGTCGTCGGTGAGGGGCTCTGGTCGCAGTCGCCCGGCGGCGG
The Agromyces albus DNA segment above includes these coding regions:
- a CDS encoding ester cyclase; protein product: MEPDDNKALVRRFYAEIDAGNIGAMDELVAEDYLDHNPPFPGLSAGREGLKEAFLIFLKATPGRHEIDDQVAQGDKVVTRLTASGRHEGDLPGPLPATGAELRETAVAIHRVEDGKIVEHWSNRDDLGLMQQLGVIHMPGA
- a CDS encoding dihydrofolate reductase family protein produces the protein MGKVFSDIAVSADGFATGLNQREEAPFGDIDENWLHAWMFETYDENRAEVDAIVDSGATIMGRNMFGPVRGEWDRDWRGWWGPNPPYHGPVFVLTHFSHDPIEMEGGTTFHFVTDGIHSAMEQARAAAGDQNISIAGGATTVNQYLAAGLLDELRLHVTPCILGAGERVFDGVPPQALERVSVRAASLVTHITYRPVRA